CGACGCCTTTCAGAAGTACAAAGCGGCGCACCCCGACTGGCGGAAGCTGCGGCCGGCCCAATGATGCGAACATCGCGCGTCAGAATTTGCGATCCAGCAGCCGATACTGAATCGCCTCTCCGACATGGTCCACGCTGATCGCCTCCGCCCCGGCCAGGTCGGCGATCGTCCGCGCGACGCGACGCACCTTGTCGTACGCCCGGGCCGAGAGCCCCAGTTCCGTCATCGCACGCTGCATGAGCTGCGATCCCGCCGCGTCGAACACCGCCAGCTTGTCCAGCTCGCGCCCGCGCAGATGGCTGTTCGTCCGCAGCGGTCCGCCGTTGCGCTGCGACTGAATCTGCCGGGCGCGCATCACCTCCGAACGCATCGTCGCCGAGTTCGTCCCCGTCGGTTTCGTCGCGAGCTGATCGTACGGCACGCGCGGCACTTCGATGTGAATATCAATGCGATCCACCAGCGGACCCGACACGCGCGACAGATACTTGTCCATCTGCTGCTGAGACGCCTCGTCCGTCGCGAACTCGCCGCCCGGCGTCGGGTTCATGGCGGCGACCAACATGAACCGCGCCGGAAATCGAATCGTCGAATGCGCCCGCGCCACCGTCACGACCGCGTCTTCGAGCGGCTGACGCAGCGTCTCCAGCACGCCCCGCGGAAACTCGGGCATCTCGTCCAGAAATAGAATCCCGTGATGGGCCAGACTCACCTCGCCCGGCCTCGGAATCGCCCCGCCGCCGACGATGGCGGGGCTCGAAGCCGTGTGATGCGGCATCCGAACAGGACGACGCGCCATCAGCGACGTCCCACGCTCGATCAGTCCCGCCGCCGAATAAATCCGCGTCGTCTCCAACGCCTCATCCCGAGACAGCGGCGGTAAAATCCCCGGCAACGCCTTGGCCATCATCGTCTTGCCCGTCCCCGCCGGACCGATCATCAGCACGTTATGACCCCCCGCCGCCGAAATCGTCAGCGCCCGCTTGACCGCCTCCTGACCCCGCACATCCGCGAAGTCGATCTCCGCCGCCGTGTCGACAATCACACGCTCCGCATCCATCTCCGGCAACGGCTCCAGCGCACGCACATCATTCAGATGCCCCACCACGCTCGTGAGCGAATCCGCCGGATAAACCTCGATCCCCCCGACCGCCGCCGCTTCGGCGGCGTTGTCGAGCGGGACAATAATGCCCCGCACGCCCAGTTGCCGCGCCAGCATCGCCATGCTGATCACGCCCCGCACCGGACGCAGCCGCCCGTCCAGCGCCAGTTCGCTGGCCATGAGCAGGTCGCGATGATGCTGCGTCTCGATGGTCTGATTGGCGATGAGCAGGCCGACCGCGATCGGCAGGTCGTACATCGGCCCTTCCTTCTTCACATCCGCCGGCGCCAGATTCACCAGCAGCCGCGACACCGGAAAAGGAAACCCGCAATTCATCGTCGCCGCCCGGACGCGCTCAATCGACTCCTTCACCGACGCGTCCGGCAA
The DNA window shown above is from Planctomycetota bacterium and carries:
- a CDS encoding YifB family Mg chelatase-like AAA ATPase — its product is MLSQVHSFVLQGIEAAPCEIEVDVADRGLTKTTIVGLPDASVKESIERVRAATMNCGFPFPVSRLLVNLAPADVKKEGPMYDLPIAVGLLIANQTIETQHHRDLLMASELALDGRLRPVRGVISMAMLARQLGVRGIIVPLDNAAEAAAVGGIEVYPADSLTSVVGHLNDVRALEPLPEMDAERVIVDTAAEIDFADVRGQEAVKRALTISAAGGHNVLMIGPAGTGKTMMAKALPGILPPLSRDEALETTRIYSAAGLIERGTSLMARRPVRMPHHTASSPAIVGGGAIPRPGEVSLAHHGILFLDEMPEFPRGVLETLRQPLEDAVVTVARAHSTIRFPARFMLVAAMNPTPGGEFATDEASQQQMDKYLSRVSGPLVDRIDIHIEVPRVPYDQLATKPTGTNSATMRSEVMRARQIQSQRNGGPLRTNSHLRGRELDKLAVFDAAGSQLMQRAMTELGLSARAYDKVRRVARTIADLAGAEAISVDHVGEAIQYRLLDRKF